Proteins found in one Pontibacter sp. SGAir0037 genomic segment:
- a CDS encoding IS66 family insertion sequence element accessory protein TnpB codes for MTHQEKMLHLVEAYEQSGQSQRAFCQEQGLKVSQFIYWIHKVRKEKQQVSGFMQLSAGPAAAHLEVIYPNGVKIKVPSGDLNTLSRLIRLY; via the coding sequence ATGACACACCAGGAAAAGATGCTCCACTTAGTGGAGGCCTATGAGCAAAGCGGGCAGAGCCAGCGGGCCTTCTGCCAGGAGCAGGGCCTGAAAGTTTCACAGTTTATCTACTGGATCCACAAAGTACGAAAAGAAAAGCAGCAGGTCTCTGGTTTCATGCAGCTAAGTGCCGGGCCAGCAGCTGCCCACCTGGAGGTGATCTATCCTAACGGTGTAAAGATAAAGGTGCCTTCGGGTGATTTGAACACGCTTTCCCGCCTCATCCGGCTTTACTGA